The following are encoded together in the Planctobacterium marinum genome:
- a CDS encoding polysaccharide biosynthesis protein, which yields MSCYLITGGTGSFGKTVTEYLLSNKDVKEIRVFSRDEAKQDLMRTKYMNDSRIKFYIGDIRDYDSIYHALNDIDYVFHAAALKQVPSCEFFPMQAVATNVIGSDNVLKAAIAQGVKKVVCLSTDKAVMPVNAMGMTKAVMEKIAQSYARQNPGTQISCVRYGNVMYSRGSVIPRFIEQIKNNQPLTLTNPDMTRFLMALSESVQLVQYAFEHAKQGDIFVKKAPACTVEDLAIALKELFASDVEVNVIGTRHGEKLYETLASAEELVRSEDLGGFIRVSMDSRDLNYEKYVSDGNSNNAIQEDYHSHNTQRLNVEQVKKLLLTLTEVREELHL from the coding sequence ATGAGTTGTTACTTAATTACGGGAGGGACAGGCTCATTTGGAAAGACTGTTACCGAATATTTGTTATCAAACAAAGATGTAAAGGAAATTAGGGTATTTAGCAGAGATGAAGCTAAACAAGATTTAATGCGTACAAAATATATGAATGATTCGCGTATTAAGTTCTACATTGGCGATATCCGCGATTATGATTCCATATACCATGCTCTTAATGATATTGATTATGTTTTTCATGCAGCTGCATTAAAGCAGGTTCCTTCTTGCGAGTTTTTTCCCATGCAGGCTGTGGCAACCAACGTTATCGGTAGTGACAATGTCCTTAAAGCTGCTATTGCACAGGGAGTAAAAAAAGTTGTCTGCCTGAGCACAGACAAAGCGGTTATGCCGGTCAATGCAATGGGAATGACTAAAGCTGTGATGGAAAAGATCGCACAATCTTATGCGAGACAAAATCCAGGCACTCAAATATCGTGTGTGCGCTATGGAAACGTAATGTATTCAAGAGGTTCGGTCATCCCTCGTTTTATTGAACAAATTAAAAATAATCAGCCTTTGACTCTGACTAATCCCGACATGACCCGGTTCCTAATGGCATTAAGTGAATCGGTGCAGCTGGTGCAATATGCCTTTGAACATGCAAAACAGGGGGATATTTTTGTTAAGAAGGCGCCGGCTTGCACGGTTGAAGATCTGGCCATCGCGCTCAAAGAGTTATTTGCGTCTGATGTTGAAGTGAACGTGATTGGTACACGCCATGGTGAGAAGCTCTATGAAACACTTGCCTCTGCTGAGGAGCTTGTTCGTTCCGAAGATTTGGGGGGGTTCATTCGTGTTTCAATGGACTCAAGAGATCTAAACTATGAGAAATATGTATCAGATGGTAATAGCAACAACGCGATACAGGAAGACTACCATTCTCATAATACGCAAAGATTAAATGTTGAACAGGTCAAAAAGTTGCTGCTTACACTTACTGAGGTACGCGAGGAACTTCATTTATGA
- a CDS encoding oligosaccharide repeat unit polymerase: MFEAILGLVSCLLAMSVLFFIAHRQNTIQIFSPPFLLLCLVILGCFFRSFYYFESPPDYYLYGVGALLNAVAFFAIGYLVPRVSFISLNTVRKSFLKRSRFIHKFTIISATLLIAVYMQSAGALGARFFVTEDGIRTSYAFLGWGADILLVAFLLKFAQRGGKGVGVVHWLMFLLALSGAVVLNARLSVLLYIVAALIVRSLVSEKKFPVKMFVVTSVFVIGGLGLLRESSRGEDTANVSVYQTTYNHVMTKPYLLAIDKLALIVGKVSEKELYLYGETFANILVMPIPRVLWEDKPAMESRLFVTREIYGKEDSMSGTPPGFIGELFINFSWIGITIGMFLTGAFSRVMWNSLKKSNNNPLVAVLYTVYLISLFSLFGVDLQGGLIFFLKLFIPIWVFGRYYIRPTNSG; the protein is encoded by the coding sequence TTGTTTGAAGCAATTCTAGGTCTGGTTTCATGTCTGTTGGCAATGAGTGTTTTGTTTTTTATTGCACATAGACAGAATACTATTCAGATATTTTCTCCCCCATTTTTGTTACTTTGCCTAGTCATACTAGGTTGTTTTTTTAGGTCATTTTACTATTTCGAATCTCCGCCAGACTACTACTTATATGGTGTAGGGGCATTGTTAAATGCGGTTGCATTTTTTGCAATTGGATACTTGGTCCCACGGGTGTCATTTATTTCTCTCAACACGGTTAGAAAATCTTTCTTAAAGCGTTCGCGCTTTATTCATAAATTTACAATTATATCCGCCACGTTGTTAATAGCTGTCTATATGCAGAGCGCCGGTGCTTTAGGGGCAAGGTTTTTTGTAACAGAAGATGGAATAAGAACATCATATGCTTTTCTAGGGTGGGGGGCGGATATATTATTAGTTGCCTTCCTTCTGAAATTTGCCCAGAGAGGCGGTAAAGGCGTCGGCGTAGTACATTGGCTTATGTTTTTACTGGCGCTGTCCGGAGCAGTTGTTTTGAATGCTAGGTTATCAGTTTTGCTCTATATAGTTGCAGCTCTAATTGTTAGAAGCTTGGTGAGTGAAAAAAAATTTCCGGTAAAGATGTTTGTAGTAACCTCCGTTTTCGTAATAGGTGGATTGGGCTTACTACGAGAGTCTAGTCGCGGTGAAGATACGGCAAACGTGAGCGTATATCAAACCACATACAATCATGTCATGACAAAGCCATATTTACTTGCTATAGATAAGCTAGCGTTGATTGTTGGAAAAGTTTCTGAAAAAGAGTTGTATTTGTATGGTGAAACCTTTGCAAACATCTTAGTAATGCCAATACCTAGGGTATTATGGGAGGACAAGCCTGCAATGGAGAGCAGGCTGTTTGTAACCAGAGAAATATATGGAAAGGAAGATAGTATGTCTGGAACACCTCCAGGCTTTATTGGCGAGTTATTCATTAACTTCTCTTGGATTGGGATTACGATAGGGATGTTCCTCACAGGTGCTTTTTCAAGGGTGATGTGGAATAGTTTGAAAAAGTCAAACAATAACCCATTGGTTGCCGTTTTATATACCGTTTATTTAATTTCGTTATTTTCCCTTTTTGGTGTTGACCTACAGGGTGGACTTATATTTTTTCTGAAGCTTTTTATTCCTATATGGGTATTTGGTCGCTATTATATTCGCCCAACGAATTCAGGGTAG
- a CDS encoding lipopolysaccharide biosynthesis protein, producing MKQLVVILASFLIASGLQVINTIIIERSMGIEAVGQYGVFLSTIMMLAVVFQFGLRDFATLHYVNNSSSSKNISALLRAAVFVCTSMCVILAAFQKQGDLSLGAFQFLLENFLSISLSVLVLVLSNFLSGVAIANRDFLSLGYFRDYGRHLATFFLIMLFFLVPSLKEYFYLGWGLIFLFLSLTFSYRYSSVLKEAFMGPGRFVAAFKKSVAFYVNDLILNVIALGDVILLAFFLGAEDLGIYFICSRIAVLMNVFLTLVSSHNSPALAKLIVNGEHSVSIEIMSLTSKMLSFISVPLVFLVIVFSADLLLFWDVDERYGLVLEILFLGRFFNVLTGNVGKYLIYSEKRRIEVLNNTISFTLMILLIAGLVPWYGIIGAAVANSLGLIVLNIVKYVEFKTFFSSGYIGITQIYYTVLLAFSYCLFKLVGDSLNPVVLSLVFLVFYLGLTVSIAKRDIINYLNLINAHKKTVLVE from the coding sequence GTGAAGCAGTTAGTTGTTATATTAGCCTCTTTTTTGATAGCTTCAGGGCTTCAGGTTATCAATACCATCATTATTGAAAGAAGCATGGGAATTGAGGCTGTTGGTCAATATGGTGTATTTCTTAGCACAATTATGATGCTAGCAGTTGTTTTTCAGTTTGGTTTGAGAGACTTTGCCACCCTTCATTATGTAAACAATAGCAGTAGTTCAAAAAATATATCAGCGCTGCTGAGAGCTGCAGTTTTTGTCTGTACTTCGATGTGTGTCATTTTGGCTGCTTTCCAGAAGCAAGGTGATCTAAGTTTAGGGGCCTTTCAATTTCTTCTGGAAAACTTCTTAAGTATATCTTTGTCAGTTCTAGTCTTGGTGCTTTCAAATTTTTTAAGTGGGGTTGCGATAGCCAATAGAGATTTTCTATCACTTGGGTATTTTAGAGACTATGGTAGGCATTTAGCGACGTTTTTCTTAATTATGTTGTTTTTTTTAGTACCAAGTTTGAAAGAATATTTCTATCTTGGTTGGGGGCTAATTTTTCTCTTTCTAAGCCTTACTTTTTCCTACCGGTATTCCTCCGTACTAAAAGAAGCTTTTATGGGGCCAGGTCGTTTTGTTGCAGCATTTAAAAAGAGTGTGGCATTTTATGTAAATGATCTGATTTTAAATGTAATTGCTTTAGGTGATGTAATATTGTTAGCGTTTTTTTTGGGGGCGGAGGATTTGGGAATATATTTTATTTGTTCTCGCATAGCCGTGCTCATGAATGTTTTTTTAACGCTAGTGTCTAGTCACAATAGTCCTGCCCTGGCAAAGCTGATAGTTAATGGTGAGCATTCAGTATCGATAGAGATTATGTCTTTAACCAGTAAAATGCTTTCTTTTATCTCTGTGCCACTGGTTTTCTTGGTAATTGTTTTTAGTGCGGATTTGCTATTATTCTGGGATGTAGACGAAAGATATGGCTTGGTACTCGAAATACTTTTTTTAGGCAGGTTTTTCAATGTACTTACTGGAAATGTAGGAAAGTACTTGATTTACTCTGAAAAGAGACGTATTGAAGTTTTGAATAATACAATCTCATTTACGTTGATGATATTATTGATTGCGGGACTCGTTCCATGGTACGGTATTATTGGTGCGGCGGTGGCAAACTCTTTAGGGTTAATTGTTTTAAATATTGTCAAGTATGTGGAATTTAAGACTTTTTTTTCTTCAGGTTATATCGGGATTACTCAGATATACTACACGGTATTACTTGCATTTTCATATTGTCTATTCAAATTAGTAGGAGATAGTCTAAATCCGGTAGTTTTGAGTCTAGTTTTTTTAGTGTTTTATTTAGGGTTAACAGTCTCCATCGCTAAAAGAGACATCATCAATTACCTTAATCTTATAAACGCTCACAAGAAAACAGTATTAGTTGAGTAG
- a CDS encoding glycosyltransferase, with product MNIAILGRGDYSLVNRRVDSLRYKGHRVFFISLQKHTKEHDDNLYIKPMAKGLVGYLFAIPKVVWLLKALSYKAVDFHGASSYALFSLFLRRKFIISIYGPDVYDHALRNRLIKKMINFTLKRAHTLSCSTKSVFEYLKPFKGLQNCKYAVVPYGINPIVDYDERRRSFREKLCIGSETRVYFHCRRFMQFWRVDVIAQAFSELKEKDVRMLFLFPETTSREKLLLDKVKMELDELGLMDKVIFIDGLGYDEYLSAQCASDVFISVGENDLLANSVLEGCLCRNVMILNRQDSYVDAFPSDNIVWIEKGLENKENIVKAMLEVLVSDSKKEDMIQANASYIKEHYLEAICTDKLITEYDNL from the coding sequence ATGAATATTGCGATTTTAGGCCGGGGAGATTATAGCTTAGTAAATCGTCGTGTTGACTCTTTGAGATACAAAGGTCATAGGGTTTTTTTTATATCTTTACAGAAACATACGAAGGAGCATGATGATAACCTATATATCAAGCCTATGGCTAAGGGGTTAGTCGGTTATTTGTTTGCAATTCCGAAAGTAGTTTGGCTACTAAAAGCTTTGAGCTATAAAGCCGTCGATTTTCATGGTGCTTCCTCTTATGCATTGTTTAGTTTGTTTTTACGCCGAAAGTTTATAATTTCTATATACGGTCCCGATGTGTATGATCACGCGTTGCGTAATCGGTTAATTAAAAAAATGATTAACTTCACTCTAAAGCGAGCGCATACGCTTTCATGTTCAACCAAATCTGTTTTTGAATATTTAAAACCATTTAAAGGATTACAAAACTGTAAATATGCAGTCGTACCTTATGGAATAAATCCAATTGTTGATTATGATGAAAGAAGAAGAAGCTTTAGAGAGAAGCTCTGCATTGGAAGTGAAACTAGGGTTTACTTCCATTGTCGGCGTTTTATGCAATTCTGGAGGGTAGATGTGATCGCTCAGGCCTTTTCAGAACTTAAAGAAAAAGACGTTAGGATGCTATTTTTATTCCCTGAGACAACCTCAAGAGAAAAATTACTGTTAGATAAGGTAAAAATGGAACTTGATGAATTAGGTTTGATGGATAAAGTGATATTTATTGATGGGCTTGGATATGATGAATATTTATCAGCGCAGTGTGCATCGGATGTTTTTATAAGTGTTGGCGAGAATGACTTGCTGGCAAACTCCGTCCTTGAAGGATGTTTATGTAGGAATGTCATGATCTTAAATCGTCAAGATTCTTATGTGGATGCTTTTCCTTCTGATAACATAGTTTGGATAGAAAAGGGTTTAGAAAACAAAGAAAACATAGTAAAGGCAATGCTGGAAGTTCTGGTGTCCGATTCAAAAAAGGAAGATATGATTCAGGCCAATGCCAGTTATATTAAAGAGCATTACCTTGAGGCCATTTGTACAGATAAACTCATCACTGAGTACGATAATTTGTGA
- a CDS encoding sulfotransferase family protein, translating into MENAQALDLVLIVGAQKSGTSSLFDYLSAHEQALGSVMKQTFYFMSPEFYKMNKSKVPKAYSENVDDFLSLFPERTSNVRVLVESTPDYLHFPDTIKRIKSISKYFRNVFIIGVLRHPVDRFISWHRFAIQQGTLRSTITLKEYLQLNRPISTTFTDTDACFFAKESGEYSKFLSLYTEAFGRNLKIYSFDQLKSKPQETMNDLCRFIGITPEFYEGFQFNVSNKTVKVRSRLLHMLYMYARRAYILLMKTPFKKLLGPTRNTFAKLYHRVNEVDYDGEVNSTDFNDTEELLLKFYSKDIEYCNFNYQFDWKARGSVK; encoded by the coding sequence ATGGAAAACGCGCAGGCATTAGATCTTGTCTTAATTGTTGGAGCACAAAAGTCGGGAACATCTAGTCTTTTTGACTATTTGTCAGCCCACGAGCAGGCGCTTGGTTCTGTAATGAAACAGACATTTTATTTTATGTCGCCTGAGTTTTATAAAATGAACAAAAGTAAAGTTCCAAAAGCTTATTCAGAAAATGTAGATGATTTTTTAAGTTTGTTTCCTGAACGAACGAGTAATGTTAGAGTTCTTGTCGAGTCGACACCAGACTATTTACACTTTCCAGATACAATCAAACGAATAAAATCCATAAGTAAGTATTTCAGAAATGTCTTCATTATTGGGGTGTTAAGGCATCCTGTCGACAGATTTATTTCTTGGCATAGATTTGCGATCCAACAAGGAACTTTGAGAAGTACTATTACTTTAAAAGAATATCTTCAATTGAACAGGCCAATATCAACAACTTTTACAGATACAGATGCGTGTTTTTTTGCTAAGGAATCCGGCGAGTACTCGAAATTTCTATCTTTATATACCGAAGCCTTTGGAAGGAACCTAAAAATTTATAGCTTTGACCAATTAAAAAGTAAACCTCAGGAAACAATGAATGATTTGTGTCGGTTCATTGGTATAACTCCTGAATTTTATGAAGGATTCCAATTTAACGTTTCCAACAAAACAGTGAAAGTAAGATCGCGATTACTTCACATGTTATACATGTATGCTAGGCGTGCTTATATACTACTTATGAAAACTCCATTTAAAAAACTACTCGGTCCTACTCGAAATACCTTCGCAAAATTATATCATAGGGTTAACGAAGTTGATTATGACGGAGAAGTAAACTCAACAGATTTCAACGATACCGAAGAGTTGCTGCTCAAATTTTATTCTAAAGATATTGAGTACTGTAATTTCAACTATCAATTTGATTGGAAGGCTCGAGGGTCCGTTAAATGA
- a CDS encoding dTDP-4-amino-4,6-dideoxyglucose formyltransferase: MNLFILTDNKWWYKKAFDTFKRTNYQVRFFCSPKGLKLFEDEINQGTIESLDVKENCNFLIENFDLGFSCHCKQIFPKSLVENVRCINIHPGLNPYNRGWFPQVFSLLNKKPIGATIHLMDSEVDHGDILYQQQIEVFEWDTSKSVYDRVLDLEYKLFNENLEALIVGNYEQVKMPNTGNYNSISDYKELLEIDMDKPVTMREAIDYLRAMTHPPYKNAYFLADNGEMVYVAVDIEKRNT, translated from the coding sequence ATGAATTTATTTATATTGACGGATAATAAATGGTGGTATAAGAAGGCATTTGATACTTTTAAACGTACCAACTATCAAGTGCGTTTCTTTTGCTCCCCGAAGGGACTTAAATTGTTTGAAGACGAAATTAACCAAGGTACTATTGAGTCCTTAGATGTCAAAGAAAATTGTAACTTTTTAATTGAAAATTTTGATTTGGGTTTTTCTTGTCATTGTAAGCAAATCTTCCCCAAGTCATTGGTGGAAAATGTCAGATGCATAAATATCCACCCAGGGTTAAATCCATATAACAGAGGTTGGTTTCCCCAAGTTTTTTCACTTTTAAATAAGAAACCGATTGGTGCAACTATTCATTTGATGGATTCAGAGGTTGATCATGGCGATATTCTTTATCAGCAGCAGATTGAGGTATTTGAATGGGATACTTCGAAATCAGTATATGACAGAGTTCTGGACTTAGAATATAAGCTTTTCAATGAGAACTTAGAAGCTTTGATTGTTGGTAATTATGAACAGGTTAAAATGCCAAATACTGGCAATTACAACTCCATATCGGATTATAAGGAGCTGCTTGAAATTGATATGGATAAACCAGTAACGATGCGAGAGGCCATTGATTATTTAAGAGCTATGACTCATCCACCATACAAAAATGCGTATTTTTTAGCAGACAATGGTGAAATGGTTTACGTAGCTGTGGATATTGAAAAGCGCAACACCTAA
- a CDS encoding DegT/DnrJ/EryC1/StrS family aminotransferase, with product MIPVTKSYLPNKAKYIDYVNRIYDTGWLTNNGVLLRELEKRLQDHLGVKHLILVANGSLALHLAYKALELQGEVITTPFSFAATTCTLTWEGLKPVFADIDPNTFNLEPNNIEALITEQTSAIVPVHVFGNPCDVELIRDVALKHNLKVIYDAAHAFGTQYKGQSVLNYGDISVVSFHATKLFHTIEGGAIITDDNELAEKIRLMINFGIAGPDSVELQGTNAKMNEFEAAMGLCVLDEISAINQQRAEIWETYLRELPDGLSFQQWNKNSLNNHAYAPVLFGSEADVLRTSAQLKERCILPRRYFYPSLDNLNYLGSNQVCEISRDVASRILCLPIYPGLSPLEQKKVIDTLYSV from the coding sequence GTGATACCTGTCACTAAATCTTATTTGCCGAATAAGGCAAAATACATAGATTATGTGAATCGTATTTACGATACTGGTTGGCTCACTAACAACGGTGTTTTACTCAGAGAGCTTGAAAAACGCCTTCAAGATCATTTAGGAGTTAAGCACCTTATCCTTGTAGCCAACGGTTCGCTAGCCCTTCACCTTGCCTATAAAGCCTTAGAGTTGCAAGGTGAAGTAATTACCACTCCGTTTAGCTTTGCTGCTACTACTTGCACTTTAACATGGGAAGGTCTCAAGCCAGTTTTTGCAGATATTGATCCAAATACTTTTAATCTTGAACCGAACAACATTGAAGCTCTGATCACTGAGCAGACTAGTGCAATTGTGCCTGTTCACGTTTTTGGCAATCCTTGTGACGTCGAACTGATACGGGATGTAGCGCTTAAACACAATTTAAAAGTTATTTATGATGCTGCACACGCTTTCGGTACTCAATATAAAGGGCAAAGCGTTTTAAATTACGGCGATATTAGTGTAGTCAGTTTTCATGCAACCAAGCTTTTCCACACCATAGAAGGAGGGGCCATTATTACAGATGATAATGAGTTGGCAGAAAAAATTCGCTTAATGATAAATTTTGGCATTGCTGGCCCAGACTCAGTTGAGTTACAAGGCACTAATGCTAAAATGAACGAATTTGAAGCAGCAATGGGGTTGTGTGTACTAGATGAAATTTCAGCTATTAATCAACAGCGTGCTGAGATTTGGGAAACTTATCTGAGGGAGTTGCCAGACGGTTTAAGTTTTCAGCAATGGAATAAAAACAGCCTCAACAACCATGCATATGCACCAGTGTTATTCGGGTCGGAAGCTGACGTACTTAGGACGAGTGCTCAATTGAAAGAAAGATGTATTCTTCCAAGACGGTATTTTTATCCAAGTTTAGACAATTTGAATTATTTGGGAAGCAATCAGGTATGCGAAATTTCGCGAGACGTTGCTAGTAGGATTTTGTGCTTACCGATTTATCCGGGATTGAGTCCTTTAGAGCAAAAGAAAGTTATAGATACATTGTATAGCGTATGA
- the rfbA gene encoding glucose-1-phosphate thymidylyltransferase RfbA: MKGIILAGGSGSRLYPITKGVSKQLLPVYDKPMIYYPLSVLMLAGIKDVLIITTPEDQASFQRVLRDGSDIGVNLKYAIQQSPDGLAQAFIIGEEFIGCDSVCLALGDNIFWGQGFTPILKRAASRKSGASVFGYQVKDPERFGVVAFDQFQKAVSIQEKPKNPISNYAVTGLYFYDNEVVDKAKQVKPSHRGELEITDINQMYLESGSLHVELLGRGFAWLDTGTHESLLEAAMFVETIEKRQGYKIACLEEIAWRNNWLNDEQIMQTAKALSKNSYGQYLMNLLKGKSK, from the coding sequence ATGAAGGGAATTATATTGGCCGGTGGTTCCGGCTCACGTCTTTATCCAATAACAAAAGGGGTGTCAAAACAGCTCTTGCCCGTGTATGACAAACCAATGATTTATTATCCACTTTCAGTTCTTATGTTGGCAGGAATAAAAGATGTATTAATTATTACTACGCCAGAGGATCAAGCTAGTTTTCAAAGAGTGTTGAGAGATGGTTCCGATATTGGAGTAAACTTGAAATATGCCATACAGCAGAGTCCAGATGGTCTTGCGCAAGCATTTATTATTGGTGAGGAATTCATCGGTTGTGACAGTGTGTGTTTGGCTTTGGGTGATAATATTTTCTGGGGACAGGGTTTTACTCCTATCCTTAAAAGAGCTGCAAGCCGTAAATCAGGAGCTTCTGTATTTGGTTATCAAGTTAAAGATCCCGAGCGCTTTGGAGTGGTGGCATTTGACCAGTTTCAGAAGGCTGTCAGCATTCAAGAAAAACCTAAAAACCCAATATCAAACTATGCTGTTACAGGCTTGTATTTTTACGACAATGAGGTCGTTGATAAGGCGAAACAAGTAAAACCCTCACACCGTGGAGAGCTTGAAATTACGGATATTAACCAAATGTATTTGGAAAGTGGAAGTTTGCATGTTGAGCTGCTGGGGCGTGGTTTCGCTTGGCTTGATACTGGTACGCATGAGAGTTTGTTGGAGGCGGCAATGTTTGTAGAAACTATTGAAAAGCGCCAAGGTTACAAAATTGCATGTTTAGAGGAAATTGCTTGGCGTAATAATTGGTTGAATGACGAGCAAATTATGCAAACTGCTAAAGCCTTATCAAAAAATAGTTACGGGCAATACTTGATGAATTTATTAAAAGGTAAGTCTAAGTGA
- the rfbB gene encoding dTDP-glucose 4,6-dehydratase, producing the protein MTSYKNLKLKVLVTGGAGFIGSAVIRHIISATECSVVNVDKLTYSGNLESLKSVSGNDRYSFEQVDICDALEVKRIFKNHQPDVVMHLAAESHVDRSIDGPDEFIQTNIIGTYVLLEQARVYWSKLEDHRKHIFRFHHISTDEVYGDLPHPEKAPGNLPLFTETTSYAPSSPYSASKASSDHLVRAWHKTYGLPTLVTNCSNNYGPYHFPEKLIPLVIINAIEGNPLPVYGKGNQIRDWLFVEDHAEALLLVATQGRIGETYNIGGHNEKQNIDVVLKICSILDELRPKQSSYSEQITFVEDRLGHDMRYAIDATKIQSDFNWTPKETFESGIRKTVQWYLDNEEWWRLVQDGNYQREITGNKI; encoded by the coding sequence ATGACTAGCTATAAAAATTTAAAGTTAAAAGTTCTAGTTACTGGAGGGGCTGGATTTATTGGTTCGGCGGTAATTCGTCACATCATTAGTGCAACAGAGTGCTCAGTTGTGAATGTCGATAAGCTAACCTACTCCGGAAATTTAGAATCTCTTAAGAGTGTTAGCGGTAATGATCGTTATTCGTTTGAACAAGTAGATATTTGCGATGCGTTAGAAGTTAAACGAATCTTTAAGAATCACCAACCTGATGTCGTTATGCATCTTGCGGCTGAATCTCATGTAGATCGCTCGATAGATGGCCCTGATGAGTTCATCCAAACCAATATTATTGGTACCTATGTATTATTAGAGCAAGCCAGAGTTTATTGGAGTAAGTTGGAAGACCACAGAAAACATATTTTTCGCTTTCACCACATTTCAACTGACGAAGTATATGGCGATTTGCCACACCCGGAGAAGGCGCCCGGAAATCTTCCATTGTTTACTGAAACGACGTCTTATGCACCAAGCTCGCCATACAGTGCTAGTAAGGCGAGCTCCGATCATTTGGTTAGAGCGTGGCACAAAACATATGGGCTGCCTACCTTAGTTACTAATTGCTCAAACAATTATGGACCTTATCACTTTCCCGAGAAACTCATTCCATTAGTGATAATAAACGCAATTGAAGGAAATCCATTACCCGTTTATGGGAAAGGCAACCAGATTCGTGATTGGCTTTTTGTAGAGGACCATGCTGAGGCCTTGTTATTGGTCGCCACTCAGGGGAGAATTGGGGAGACTTATAACATTGGCGGACACAATGAAAAGCAAAACATTGATGTTGTGTTAAAAATTTGTTCAATTCTCGATGAGTTAAGACCTAAACAGAGCTCATATTCTGAACAGATTACGTTTGTGGAGGACCGTTTAGGTCATGACATGCGTTACGCTATAGATGCGACTAAGATTCAATCTGATTTTAATTGGACACCAAAAGAAACTTTTGAGAGTGGTATTAGGAAGACTGTTCAGTGGTACTTGGATAATGAAGAGTGGTGGCGGCTTGTGCAGGACGGGAATTACCAAAGAGAAATAACAGGTAATAAAATATGA